In Methylococcus geothermalis, one genomic interval encodes:
- a CDS encoding efflux RND transporter periplasmic adaptor subunit, producing the protein MIAKAHVYLYLISILMYGCQQSESDVHYDNPRYEATTPFRKEISIRKEYVCQIRAFRHIEVRAMEKGYLQNIYVDEGQMVHQGQLMFKIMPNIYQAELMRAQAEANVMNIEYTNTKGLADQNIVSQNELALAKAKLDKANAEVKLAETHLSFTVIKAPFDGIMDHLLVRTGSLLDEGTLLTTLSDISKLWVYFNVPESEYLEYKMKKNDDQTYSKVRLKMANGAIFDQEGTIETIEADFDNTAGNIEFRATFPNPDGLLRHGQTGTIIMRKPYKNALIIPQKATFEVLDKTFVYIIDKDGNLEQRLIKVDAEIPYFFLVKEGVDDDDKILIEGMRKVHPGDHVDVTMIPKEKLQSNLQLHAE; encoded by the coding sequence ATGATCGCCAAGGCTCATGTATATCTCTATCTCATATCCATATTGATGTATGGCTGTCAGCAGTCTGAGAGCGACGTGCACTATGACAATCCGAGATACGAAGCAACCACTCCATTTCGCAAAGAAATTTCAATCAGAAAGGAATATGTATGTCAGATTCGTGCGTTCAGACATATTGAGGTACGCGCCATGGAGAAAGGGTATTTGCAGAATATATATGTTGACGAAGGGCAGATGGTGCATCAGGGCCAACTAATGTTCAAAATCATGCCGAACATATATCAGGCGGAGCTTATGAGAGCACAGGCAGAAGCCAATGTAATGAATATCGAATACACGAATACGAAGGGTTTGGCTGACCAGAATATCGTTTCCCAGAATGAGCTCGCTTTGGCTAAGGCAAAATTAGATAAGGCCAATGCCGAGGTGAAGCTGGCGGAAACCCATCTCAGCTTCACGGTTATAAAAGCGCCATTCGACGGGATCATGGATCATCTCTTGGTCAGAACTGGCAGTCTTTTAGATGAGGGGACACTATTAACTACGCTTTCCGACATCAGCAAACTATGGGTTTATTTCAACGTACCAGAATCCGAATATCTTGAGTACAAGATGAAAAAGAATGATGATCAGACTTACTCAAAAGTACGACTGAAGATGGCAAATGGTGCTATATTCGATCAGGAAGGTACGATTGAAACGATCGAAGCCGATTTCGACAATACTGCAGGCAATATCGAATTCAGGGCAACATTTCCAAATCCGGACGGTCTCCTTCGGCATGGACAGACCGGAACCATCATCATGAGAAAACCTTATAAAAACGCTCTTATCATCCCTCAAAAGGCCACGTTCGAAGTCTTGGACAAGACGTTTGTCTACATAATTGATAAAGACGGCAACCTTGAGCAGAGACTCATCAAAGTGGACGCTGAGATACCCTATTTCTTTCTCGTAAAGGAAGGCGTCGATGATGACGACAAGATATTGATCGAAGGTATGCGAAAAGTGCACCCAGGCGATCATGTAGACGTCACTATGATTCCCAAAGAGAAGCTACAGTCCAATCTGCAGCTGCATGCCGAATAA
- a CDS encoding filamentous haemagglutinin family protein encodes MTTREPASRKQNLPPTDTSLKPLASSVRTVLAGAFLAGGAAQAGSLPVPAGAFVSSGSADQSIAGNLMTINQHSDRAILNWKSFNIGAENTVQFKQPSAASIALNRIYQSDPSRIFGKLSANGQVYLLNQNGFIFGKGSQVDVNTLLVSTLNITDDTFQRGITKVIDQDGRPALVGDGKVYRVDEQGNFVLDENGNRTKIGIEFAEGSSVKTAPSGRIIAAAPSVVNKGDLSAPDGQILLIAATDKVYLQEAGSDSNLRGLLVEVGTGGEVTNIGKALAERGNVTLMGFAVNQQGRVSATTSVRVNGSVRLLAREGASVRREGDAWLVQANRTKRGSEQDDGLGTQATVTLKGGSKTSANPDMNDPSTAVDGQSQDASWIEIMGHQVRIENGAQVTSHAGKVTVTATENPANPGLANVKNDARIHVDKGAKIDVSGIKDVSVAMERNVVTVELRSNELRDSPLQRDGVLYGQKIRVDIRKGTPIADISGELERIARTVAERSTGGGTLNLVSEGDAILRRGAVLDFSGGSVAYRSGYVDTTQLLTPDGKTVDIGSADPNQTYAGIFGQVTQKFKAWNITKTWDILGPRNLGRYEQGYVEGKAAGTLDIKAAALALEAEMRGASTAGLHQREAGTQPAGGTLKIDLARSPDSTQSVIFGGASASLGVGKEEPFPQEPGKTGQPAALVLSGDKLRDSGIMHADIKTNGKVVIRSGENLTMTDGGSLALTGGEIKVDGTITAHAGEVDLSTRLTSATQGKLSGAIDLASGASIDVSGQWINDRPADATGNSGQDRSRVLVNGGTVSVKAEGDVNLAAGSRIDVSGGARRTGKNSFRAGDAGGISLEAAAVDGSDLKLKGTLEGYAFAGGKGGSLSLVSDQVILGNAADAEIAKGADPLVLNPDFFGQGGFAHYSVGSNKSGVTVTDGTNIQLSVKNRVLDPEAVRHVSGSNFLDFAQVKLLSEFSREAGELDLLLAQEVGQGGKDAAVRIGDGAVIHTDAGGRISLQSDASIFMNGTLEAAGGNVAMTVTPPAGTDPGFKADQGIWIGSGARVDVSGTALLYSDRPDHVTGKVLDGGTITLHADRGFVVADKGSELDVSGTQGRLDVPVRGPNGAISQERRQVASSGGNIEIRAAEGIQLYGKLEGRAGDGTGAAGGGLSLELNPNTRAEPDEIGLGQTPFPKVPSVISLTQSEPEGLPTVQGKAVSSDRYGQAVLGVGQVERGGFGELTLRTPGRIELARGLNLHTERSIVLDAPVLAFQPAAGATAGKVSLDSAYVALGSTQTRPGNAAPTAGNGSLRVSAGLIDLVGTTALQGFDGADLKSSGDLRLIGVRTTQQQRDFLGEFLAAGDLTLTADQLYPSTLSEFRIAVRGTSDGTLTIKQSDSNGGTVLSAGGKLTLEAPNIVQGGTVKAPLGELNFQASNRLELAAGSVTSNSAKGAIIPFGRTQGGLDWIYPLGDQNLVMTAPPEKKLVLDGAKVDIADGSVIDTRGGGDLSAFEFVPGPGGSYDLLDPASKGYQEAYAILPSFKGTTAPYDPLEFPNSGLKVGDSVYLSGGGGLKAGYYVLLPAHYALLPGAYLVTPDKNATNIVPGLDLKRADGAPIVAGYRTVSGTGIRDALWSGFAVEPGSAAQTRAEYSISSANDFFSAKAAKDEAAVPYLPRDAGSMLISAETALGLNGQVSAKAGAKGRGGRLDIDAANIAIVSEGAAGQATGNAIKLVAEKLNGLGVASIAIGGVRNTEDGTVTVDTHASNISLGQNAKLKGAEFILTAKDNITLAKGADITAEGASKDSGAPKVYKLDGDAAFLRVSSSDQADLQRSGVSGHTGSIIIGSGATLATSNSMIVDATADMDLSGKLLAQGGSVSLGASRIGLGADSSFQNGLALSQAALNALQANELRLNSGSDISLFGAVELASQHLVLRSGGLLGFDNAGQTASIKASDIRLENPLDAKTSRTGNGTGTLSLIADTIELGEGAYALKGYSNVTVEAGKAIVGSGTGTLTASADLDFSTPIVTGDRGADTRIDATGHAVGIRSSGTAQATADALGAQLSITADSIRNAGTISLKSGVVKLDALKGDVVLAAGSSIDVSGREVNIGNANVATDGGAVELSSQTGNVALESGAKLALNGSKGGELLVSAAAGGFRFEGSVDAQGAERGGRFALDVRALENKGDVGGMAGKLASAGFSDGISLRTRTGDLHLNAGDTVAARTVELAADQGSVRIDGSLKAQGDNAKLDIEAGSGLTLAASADLEAHGSAEQGGRVVLESLGEGGITVASGAHIDASATDGSANGTVNLRALRTDQDVAVAANLGSSVSGAAETTVEAVRIYDHSGTIGSADIAAWKTDTDAYMANAGAIETRLGLPGGLRAGLEIRSSGDLTLGSNGWDLVDWRYDGRPGVLTLQAGGKLSIDGKLSDGFRDDPNGIDVSGILGPGATVAVKDMLQTGSSWSYRLQAGTDVVVGSDVAVRTGTGDIDVEAGRDVILTNAGSSIYTAGRPTDTQRYGNFKNGFVAFQFYGEYPVDGGDINISAGRDVVGARTGQFFDGWLVRTGNWTESASHQGETPTAWAVAIGGPVGTSAQQGTFQQNVGALGGGNITVEAGRDVSDLSAVIATTGKQVGTVSKPNDPSDTGFNTNEVQVSGGGNLTVSAGGDVLGGTFYTGKGIGEISARGAIKGSANGLGPVLALGDSRFSLSAGQDIELGAAINPTVINSASARNFFFTYSDRSGIALESLSGDVRIQNDISGMVSAVNKLRSAKNQLSFPGASLSALSVYPASLDVAALQGDVVLERSFTTYPAAKAGFSMLAGGNITTGSVGDNVNVTQSDADPILLPGIANPAKSWEDASQRLQPFGASNLIHAQVPVHRGDSEAARIYAKGNIASVDPLLLVLPKAVDVMAGRDLFDVSLHVQHPDYAMSSITAGRDIRFTSPRNAQGNLVNLTREIQLSGPGQLWVSAGRNIDLGASEGIYTIGNTENNALADNGASISVMAGLNGNQARFDKFAEKYDPTSSRYRALLLDYMRKRTGNDGLNYADAAAAYQALPGDQQHELLLAILFDEIRASAAQAAKTGRRSDYDRGFAAIDTLFPHDGDTKYKGNLSLFFSKIHTVDGGDINLLVPGGGVNAGLAVAFAGSKAASDLGIVAQRQGAVNALVNGNFMVNQSRVFAMDGGDITIWSSNGNIDAGRGAKSAIAAPPPRITFDERGNLQVEFPPVVSGSGIRTAASTTSRPGDVFLAAPRGVVDAGEAGIGGTNVAIAATAVLGASNIQVGGTATGVPSGNVSVPVVPAGAAAAAGAATQAAMQSTVSDSEEKSEPKVADSSSLNPLKVELLGFGECSTTDIKNGSPGCT; translated from the coding sequence ATGACGACGCGCGAACCTGCAAGCCGCAAGCAGAACCTTCCGCCCACCGACACCAGCCTGAAACCTCTGGCATCGTCCGTCCGCACCGTCCTTGCCGGCGCCTTCCTGGCGGGCGGGGCCGCCCAGGCCGGCAGCCTCCCGGTTCCCGCCGGCGCCTTCGTGTCGAGCGGCAGCGCCGACCAGTCGATCGCCGGCAACCTGATGACGATCAACCAACACAGCGATCGCGCGATCCTGAACTGGAAGAGCTTCAACATCGGCGCGGAAAACACCGTGCAGTTCAAACAGCCGTCGGCGGCGTCCATTGCGCTCAACCGCATCTACCAAAGCGATCCCAGCCGCATCTTCGGCAAGCTGTCCGCCAACGGGCAGGTTTATCTGCTCAACCAGAACGGCTTCATTTTTGGCAAGGGCTCTCAAGTCGACGTCAACACCCTGCTGGTCAGTACGCTGAACATCACCGACGACACCTTCCAGCGCGGCATCACCAAGGTCATCGATCAGGACGGGCGCCCTGCGCTGGTGGGCGACGGCAAGGTCTACCGCGTCGACGAGCAGGGCAATTTCGTCCTCGACGAGAACGGAAACCGGACCAAGATCGGCATCGAATTCGCCGAGGGCTCCTCCGTCAAGACCGCCCCTTCCGGCCGCATCATCGCCGCAGCCCCTTCGGTGGTGAACAAGGGCGATTTGTCCGCGCCCGACGGCCAGATTCTCCTCATCGCCGCCACCGACAAGGTCTACCTGCAGGAAGCCGGCAGCGACTCGAATCTGCGCGGCCTGCTGGTCGAGGTCGGGACCGGGGGCGAGGTCACCAACATCGGCAAGGCCCTGGCGGAACGCGGCAACGTGACGCTGATGGGCTTTGCGGTGAATCAGCAAGGCCGGGTGTCGGCAACCACCTCGGTGCGCGTCAACGGCTCGGTGCGCCTCCTGGCGCGGGAAGGCGCGAGCGTGCGCCGCGAGGGCGACGCTTGGCTCGTTCAGGCGAACCGCACCAAACGCGGTTCGGAACAGGACGACGGCCTCGGCACCCAAGCCACGGTGACGTTGAAAGGCGGCAGCAAGACCTCGGCGAATCCCGACATGAACGATCCGTCCACCGCCGTGGACGGCCAGTCGCAGGATGCCTCCTGGATCGAGATCATGGGGCACCAGGTCCGGATCGAGAATGGCGCGCAAGTGACCTCCCACGCCGGCAAGGTAACGGTGACGGCGACCGAAAACCCCGCCAACCCCGGCCTGGCCAACGTCAAGAACGATGCCCGTATCCATGTGGACAAGGGCGCGAAGATCGACGTGTCGGGCATCAAGGATGTGAGCGTGGCGATGGAGCGCAACGTGGTGACGGTCGAACTGCGCAGCAACGAACTGCGCGACTCGCCCCTGCAGCGCGACGGCGTGCTGTATGGACAGAAGATACGGGTCGACATCCGCAAGGGCACGCCGATCGCCGACATCTCCGGCGAGCTGGAGCGCATCGCCCGCACCGTGGCCGAACGCAGCACCGGCGGCGGCACCCTGAACCTGGTCTCGGAAGGCGACGCCATTCTGCGGCGTGGCGCGGTGCTGGACTTTTCCGGCGGATCGGTGGCCTACCGCTCGGGTTACGTGGACACCACCCAGTTGCTGACACCGGACGGCAAGACCGTGGACATCGGCAGCGCCGATCCGAACCAGACCTATGCCGGCATCTTCGGCCAGGTCACCCAGAAATTCAAAGCCTGGAACATCACCAAGACCTGGGACATCCTCGGCCCCAGGAACCTGGGACGTTACGAGCAGGGCTATGTGGAAGGCAAAGCGGCGGGCACGCTCGACATCAAGGCGGCGGCGCTGGCGCTGGAAGCCGAGATGCGCGGCGCCTCGACCGCCGGTCTCCATCAGCGCGAAGCGGGAACCCAGCCCGCGGGCGGTACCCTGAAGATCGACCTGGCGCGCAGCCCCGACAGCACCCAGTCCGTGATTTTCGGCGGAGCTTCGGCCAGTCTCGGCGTAGGCAAGGAAGAACCGTTCCCCCAGGAGCCGGGAAAAACCGGCCAGCCGGCGGCCCTGGTCCTGTCCGGCGACAAGCTGCGTGACTCCGGCATCATGCATGCCGACATCAAGACCAACGGCAAGGTCGTGATCCGCTCCGGCGAAAACCTCACCATGACCGACGGCGGCAGCCTCGCGCTCACCGGCGGCGAAATCAAGGTCGATGGAACGATCACGGCTCATGCCGGCGAAGTCGATCTCTCGACCCGGCTCACCAGTGCCACCCAGGGCAAGCTGTCCGGCGCCATCGATCTGGCCTCCGGCGCCTCCATCGACGTCAGCGGGCAGTGGATCAACGACCGTCCGGCCGATGCCACCGGCAACAGCGGGCAGGACCGCAGCCGCGTGCTGGTGAACGGCGGAACGGTCTCGGTGAAGGCCGAAGGCGACGTCAATCTGGCCGCCGGCAGCCGCATCGATGTCAGCGGCGGCGCGCGGCGCACCGGCAAAAACAGCTTCAGGGCCGGCGACGCCGGGGGCATCAGCCTGGAAGCCGCGGCGGTCGACGGCTCTGACCTCAAGCTGAAAGGCACGCTCGAAGGCTACGCCTTCGCCGGCGGCAAAGGCGGATCACTGAGCCTCGTCTCCGACCAGGTCATCCTGGGCAACGCCGCGGACGCCGAGATCGCCAAGGGAGCCGACCCCCTGGTCCTCAACCCGGATTTCTTCGGCCAGGGCGGGTTCGCGCATTATTCCGTGGGATCCAACAAGAGCGGGGTCACCGTCACCGACGGCACCAACATCCAACTCAGCGTCAAAAACCGGGTCCTCGATCCGGAAGCCGTCCGCCACGTCAGCGGCTCGAATTTCCTCGACTTCGCGCAAGTCAAGCTGCTGTCGGAGTTTTCGCGCGAAGCGGGTGAACTCGATCTGCTGCTGGCTCAGGAAGTCGGCCAGGGCGGAAAGGACGCGGCGGTCCGGATCGGCGACGGCGCGGTGATCCATACCGATGCGGGCGGCAGGATTTCCCTGCAATCGGATGCCAGCATCTTCATGAACGGGACCCTTGAGGCCGCCGGCGGCAACGTGGCGATGACCGTCACCCCGCCCGCCGGCACCGACCCCGGCTTCAAGGCGGACCAGGGCATCTGGATCGGTTCCGGCGCGCGGGTGGACGTGTCCGGCACGGCGCTGCTCTACAGCGACCGGCCGGACCACGTGACCGGCAAGGTGCTGGATGGCGGAACCATTACCCTGCATGCCGACCGCGGCTTCGTCGTGGCGGATAAGGGTTCGGAACTCGACGTTTCCGGGACGCAGGGACGCCTGGACGTACCGGTCAGGGGACCGAACGGCGCCATCTCCCAGGAACGCCGCCAGGTCGCTTCCTCCGGCGGCAACATCGAAATCCGCGCCGCCGAGGGCATCCAGCTCTACGGGAAACTGGAAGGACGGGCCGGTGACGGAACCGGCGCCGCGGGCGGCGGGCTGTCGCTGGAACTCAATCCCAACACCCGGGCCGAACCGGACGAAATCGGGCTGGGCCAGACCCCGTTCCCCAAGGTCCCCAGCGTGATCTCGCTGACCCAGTCCGAACCCGAAGGACTGCCCACGGTGCAGGGCAAGGCCGTGTCGTCGGACCGCTACGGCCAAGCGGTGCTGGGCGTCGGCCAAGTGGAACGTGGCGGATTCGGCGAGCTGACGTTGCGCACGCCGGGCCGCATCGAATTGGCCAGAGGTCTCAACCTGCATACCGAGCGCAGCATCGTGCTCGACGCGCCGGTGCTCGCCTTCCAGCCCGCAGCCGGCGCCACCGCCGGCAAGGTGTCGCTCGATTCGGCCTATGTCGCGCTCGGTTCGACCCAGACCCGGCCGGGCAACGCCGCCCCAACCGCCGGCAACGGCAGCCTTCGCGTCAGTGCCGGACTGATCGACCTGGTCGGCACCACTGCGCTTCAGGGCTTCGACGGCGCCGACCTGAAAAGCTCGGGCGACCTGCGCCTGATCGGCGTGCGCACGACCCAGCAGCAGCGGGACTTCCTGGGCGAGTTCCTGGCGGCCGGCGACCTCACCCTGACCGCGGACCAGCTCTATCCCTCGACCCTGAGCGAATTCCGGATCGCCGTGAGAGGTACGAGCGATGGCACGCTCACCATCAAGCAAAGCGATTCCAACGGGGGAACGGTGCTCTCCGCCGGCGGCAAGCTGACGCTGGAAGCCCCGAACATCGTCCAGGGCGGCACCGTGAAGGCGCCGCTCGGCGAGCTGAACTTCCAGGCCTCCAACCGCCTCGAACTGGCCGCGGGCAGCGTCACTTCCAATTCGGCCAAGGGTGCGATCATTCCTTTCGGCCGCACCCAGGGCGGACTGGACTGGATCTACCCGCTGGGCGACCAGAACCTGGTCATGACCGCACCGCCGGAAAAGAAACTGGTGCTCGACGGCGCGAAGGTCGACATCGCCGACGGCTCGGTGATCGACACCCGGGGCGGCGGCGACCTGTCCGCATTCGAATTCGTGCCGGGGCCGGGCGGTTCCTATGATCTGCTCGACCCCGCCAGCAAAGGCTATCAAGAAGCCTATGCCATCCTGCCTTCCTTCAAGGGCACGACGGCCCCCTACGATCCCCTGGAATTCCCGAACTCCGGCCTGAAAGTCGGGGACAGCGTCTACCTCTCCGGCGGCGGCGGCCTCAAGGCCGGGTACTACGTCCTCCTGCCCGCCCACTACGCACTCCTCCCCGGCGCCTACCTGGTGACGCCCGACAAGAACGCCACCAACATCGTGCCGGGCCTCGATCTCAAGCGCGCCGACGGCGCCCCGATCGTCGCCGGCTACCGGACCGTTTCCGGCACCGGCATACGCGATGCGCTCTGGAGCGGTTTCGCGGTGGAACCCGGAAGCGCCGCCCAGACCCGCGCCGAATACTCGATCTCCAGCGCCAACGACTTTTTCTCCGCCAAGGCGGCCAAGGACGAAGCCGCCGTGCCCTATCTTCCGCGCGACGCGGGCTCCATGCTCATCTCGGCGGAAACGGCGTTGGGCCTCAACGGCCAGGTATCGGCCAAGGCCGGCGCGAAAGGCCGCGGCGGCCGCCTGGACATCGACGCCGCCAACATCGCCATCGTCTCCGAAGGCGCGGCCGGGCAGGCGACGGGCAACGCCATCAAGCTGGTCGCGGAGAAGCTCAACGGCCTTGGCGTCGCCAGCATCGCGATCGGCGGCGTCCGCAACACCGAGGACGGCACCGTCACGGTCGATACCCATGCCTCGAACATATCCCTGGGGCAGAACGCCAAGCTCAAGGGTGCCGAATTCATTCTCACCGCCAAGGACAACATCACCCTCGCGAAAGGCGCAGACATCACCGCCGAAGGCGCGTCCAAGGACAGCGGCGCGCCGAAGGTCTACAAGCTGGACGGCGACGCCGCCTTCCTGCGGGTATCGTCGTCGGACCAGGCCGACCTCCAGCGCAGCGGGGTCTCGGGGCATACCGGCTCGATCATCATCGGCTCGGGCGCGACTCTGGCCACGTCGAATTCCATGATCGTCGACGCCACCGCCGACATGGACCTTTCCGGCAAGCTTTTGGCCCAAGGCGGCTCGGTCTCGCTGGGGGCCAGCCGGATCGGCCTGGGCGCCGACAGCAGCTTCCAGAACGGCCTGGCGCTGAGCCAGGCGGCGCTGAACGCCCTCCAGGCGAATGAGCTGCGCCTGAACAGCGGTAGCGACATCAGCCTGTTCGGCGCGGTCGAACTGGCCTCTCAGCATCTCGTCCTGCGTTCGGGCGGGCTCCTGGGATTCGACAACGCCGGCCAGACCGCCAGCATCAAGGCCAGCGACATCCGCCTGGAAAATCCGCTCGATGCGAAGACCAGCCGGACCGGCAACGGCACCGGCACCCTCTCGCTGATCGCCGACACCATCGAGCTGGGCGAGGGCGCCTACGCGCTCAAGGGCTATTCCAACGTCACCGTCGAAGCCGGCAAGGCGATCGTCGGCTCGGGTACGGGCACGCTGACCGCATCCGCCGACCTCGACTTCAGCACCCCCATCGTCACCGGCGACCGCGGGGCGGACACCCGGATCGACGCCACCGGCCATGCGGTGGGCATCCGGTCTTCCGGCACCGCTCAGGCCACCGCCGACGCGCTGGGTGCCCAGTTGTCGATCACCGCGGACAGCATCCGCAACGCCGGGACGATTTCGCTCAAGTCCGGCGTCGTCAAGCTCGATGCGCTGAAGGGCGACGTGGTCCTCGCCGCCGGCTCCAGCATCGACGTTTCCGGCCGGGAAGTGAACATCGGCAACGCCAACGTCGCAACCGACGGCGGCGCGGTGGAACTCTCCAGCCAGACCGGCAACGTCGCCTTGGAATCCGGCGCCAAGCTCGCGCTCAACGGAAGCAAGGGTGGCGAGCTGCTGGTGTCCGCGGCAGCGGGCGGATTCCGTTTCGAAGGCAGCGTCGACGCCCAGGGCGCGGAACGCGGCGGCCGTTTCGCTCTCGACGTCCGCGCCCTGGAGAACAAGGGCGACGTGGGCGGGATGGCCGGCAAGCTGGCATCGGCCGGATTCAGCGACGGCATCAGCCTGAGGACGCGCACCGGCGACCTGCACCTGAATGCGGGCGACACCGTGGCGGCGCGCACCGTCGAACTCGCGGCCGACCAAGGTTCCGTCCGGATAGACGGCAGCCTGAAGGCTCAAGGCGACAACGCCAAGCTGGACATCGAGGCCGGCAGCGGCCTGACCCTGGCCGCGAGCGCCGACCTGGAAGCGCACGGCAGCGCCGAACAGGGCGGCCGGGTCGTGCTGGAATCCCTGGGCGAAGGCGGCATCACGGTGGCCTCGGGCGCCCACATCGACGCCAGCGCCACCGACGGTTCCGCCAACGGTACCGTGAACCTCCGCGCGCTGCGCACCGATCAGGACGTCGCCGTCGCCGCGAACCTCGGATCGTCCGTGTCCGGCGCCGCCGAGACCACCGTGGAAGCCGTCCGTATCTACGATCACAGCGGCACCATCGGCAGCGCCGACATCGCGGCGTGGAAAACCGATACCGACGCCTACATGGCCAACGCCGGCGCCATCGAAACCCGCCTGGGGCTGCCGGGGGGGCTCAGGGCCGGGCTGGAAATCCGCAGCAGCGGCGACCTGACACTGGGATCGAACGGCTGGGATCTGGTCGACTGGCGTTATGACGGCCGTCCGGGCGTGCTCACCTTGCAAGCCGGCGGCAAACTCTCGATCGACGGCAAGCTCAGCGACGGCTTCCGCGACGATCCGAACGGCATCGACGTCTCGGGCATCCTCGGCCCGGGCGCCACCGTCGCGGTGAAGGACATGTTGCAGACCGGCTCGTCCTGGAGCTACCGGCTGCAGGCCGGGACCGACGTGGTCGTCGGATCGGACGTCGCGGTGCGGACCGGCACCGGCGACATCGACGTCGAAGCCGGCCGCGACGTGATCCTGACCAATGCCGGCTCCTCGATCTATACGGCGGGTCGTCCGACCGACACCCAGCGCTACGGCAATTTCAAGAATGGCTTCGTGGCCTTCCAGTTCTACGGCGAATATCCCGTCGACGGCGGAGACATCAACATCAGCGCCGGCCGCGACGTGGTCGGCGCCCGTACCGGCCAGTTCTTCGACGGCTGGCTGGTGCGAACCGGCAACTGGACCGAAAGCGCCAGCCATCAGGGCGAAACGCCGACCGCCTGGGCCGTGGCGATCGGCGGACCGGTCGGCACCTCGGCGCAGCAAGGCACTTTCCAGCAAAACGTCGGCGCGCTCGGCGGCGGCAACATCACCGTCGAGGCCGGTCGGGACGTGTCCGACCTTTCGGCGGTCATCGCCACCACCGGAAAGCAGGTCGGCACCGTTTCCAAGCCGAACGACCCCTCCGATACCGGATTCAACACCAACGAAGTGCAGGTCTCCGGCGGCGGGAACCTGACCGTCAGCGCCGGCGGCGATGTCCTGGGCGGAACCTTTTACACCGGCAAGGGCATCGGCGAGATCAGCGCAAGGGGAGCGATCAAGGGATCGGCGAACGGACTGGGGCCGGTCCTCGCGCTGGGGGACTCCCGGTTCAGCCTGAGCGCTGGACAGGACATCGAACTGGGCGCGGCCATCAACCCCACCGTGATCAACAGTGCCAGCGCCCGCAACTTTTTCTTCACCTATTCCGACCGGAGCGGCATCGCGCTGGAATCGCTCTCCGGGGATGTGCGCATACAGAACGACATCTCGGGGATGGTCAGCGCCGTGAACAAGCTTCGCAGCGCCAAGAATCAGCTCAGCTTCCCCGGCGCTTCGTTGAGTGCCCTCAGCGTCTATCCGGCGTCGCTCGACGTCGCCGCGCTGCAGGGCGACGTCGTGCTGGAACGGAGCTTCACGACCTATCCCGCCGCCAAGGCCGGCTTCAGCATGCTGGCGGGCGGAAACATCACGACGGGCTCGGTGGGCGACAACGTCAACGTCACGCAGTCGGACGCCGACCCGATCTTGCTGCCGGGGATCGCCAACCCCGCCAAGAGCTGGGAAGACGCCTCTCAAAGGCTGCAGCCTTTCGGCGCCTCCAACCTGATCCACGCGCAGGTTCCCGTCCATCGCGGCGACTCGGAGGCGGCAAGGATATACGCGAAAGGCAACATCGCCTCGGTCGATCCCCTCCTCCTCGTCCTGCCCAAGGCGGTGGACGTCATGGCGGGCCGCGACCTGTTCGACGTCAGCCTGCACGTGCAGCACCCCGACTACGCGATGTCCAGCATCACCGCCGGCCGGGACATCCGTTTCACCTCCCCGCGCAACGCGCAGGGCAACCTGGTGAACCTGACCCGTGAAATCCAGCTGTCGGGCCCCGGCCAGCTCTGGGTCAGCGCGGGGAGGAACATCGACCTGGGCGCTTCCGAAGGCATCTACACCATCGGCAATACCGAAAACAACGCCCTGGCCGACAATGGCGCCTCGATTTCGGTCATGGCCGGCCTGAACGGCAATCAGGCCCGCTTCGACAAGTTCGCGGAAAAATACGATCCCACCTCGAGCCGGTACCGAGCGCTCCTGCTTGACTACATGCGCAAGCGGACCGGCAACGACGGGCTCAACTACGCCGACGCAGCCGCGGCGTACCAAGCCTTGCCCGGTGACCAGCAGCACGAACTCCTGCTGGCGATCCTGTTCGATGAGATTCGGGCCTCCGCCGCCCAGGCGGCCAAAACCGGGCGCCGGTCCGACTACGACCGCGGTTTCGCGGCCATCGACACACTGTTTCCACACGACGGCGACACCAAATACAAAGGCAATCTCAGCCTGTTCTTCAGCAAGATCCACACGGTCGACGGCGGAGACATCAATCTTCTCGTCCCCGGCGGCGGCGTGAATGCGGGCCTTGCGGTCGCCTTCGCCGGATCGAAGGCCGCCAGCGATCTCGGCATCGTCGCCCAGCGGCAAGGCGCCGTGAACGCCCTGGTGAACGGCAATTTCATGGTCAACCAGTCGCGCGTGTTCGCCATGGACGGGGGCGACATCACCATCTGGTCGTCCAACGGCAATATCGACGCCGGCCGCGGTGCCAAGTCGGCCATCGCCGCCCCGCCGCCGCGGATCACCTTCGACGAACGCGGCAACCTGCAGGTCGAATTCCCGCCGGTGGTATCGGGCAGCGGCATCCGTACCGCCGCCAGCACGACCTCCCGGCCGGGTGACGTTTTCCTCGCCGCGCCGCGGGGCGTGGTCGACGCCGGCGAAGCGGGCATCGGCGGCACCAACGTGGCGATCGCGGCGACGGCCGTGCTCGGCGCCAGCAACATTCAGGTCGGCGGCACCGCGACCGGCGTTCCCAGCGGCAACGTCAGCGTTCCCGTCGTACCGGCCGGCGCGGCCGCCGCCGCGGGTGCGGCCACCCAGGCTGCCATGCAGTCAACGGTGTCCGACAGCGAGGAGAAATCGGAACCGAAAGTGGCGGACTCCAGCAGCCTCAACCCGCTCAAGGTCGAACTGCTGGGATTCGGCGAATGCTCCACGACCGACATCAAGAACGGCTCGCCGGGTTGCACCTGA